The Chryseobacterium nakagawai genome has a segment encoding these proteins:
- a CDS encoding M1 family metallopeptidase, translating to MRKFYLLMLSFLMVQQLYSQKEIDTIEMKGLVEQEMKSFTKKMGIGSVNPNTLNYDLQYQRMDVSIDPAVHYISGSVTSHFKPNQSISSVYFDLTNLLSVSQVQYHGSNIPFQQLSTQEIKIDFPASIPANTLDSLTIHYSGSPANNTVMIGSQGSNIPVFSTLNEPYGAQDWFPTKQSLNDKIERFDFKVTTPSQYSVAANGKLMSEIISTTTGKKLTFWRTMYPTAAYLIALSITNFAKTNSTIGNPPFPFVNYIYPSTAGDPVKVSNIEWTKQIMDIFEMYFGSYPFRNEKYGHMEYLNGGGMEHQTMSSMSGWTKSLIAHELAHQWFGDKVTCGIWNDIWLNEGFATFGEHVANEKLIMTHDEFMSYLVNQTALITNNVGGTTYVPDTGLNDIYRIFDSRLTYAKGGYALRMIKWILGDDIFYQALKDYHGRPALAYNYVRTADFNASLLQSTGKDFTEFFNDWIYGEGYPTYAIKWKQTGNQITLNVSQTQSSPTVSFFEMPLPVKVTGTGGQTADLVLNNTFNNQYFAENISFPVASVQFNNEHQILEKNSTVVQDNTLSVSSAEKDSFGLYPNPAKNELYLKGIDKAAGFSIHAIDGKLVRKAIYQPGKAIQIGELVPGAYVITVNEKHIKFIKH from the coding sequence ATGAGAAAATTTTATCTGCTGATGTTGAGCTTTTTGATGGTTCAGCAGCTTTATAGTCAAAAAGAGATTGATACTATTGAAATGAAAGGATTGGTAGAACAGGAAATGAAATCTTTTACCAAAAAAATGGGAATCGGAAGCGTGAATCCCAATACCCTGAATTATGATTTACAGTATCAGAGAATGGATGTGAGTATTGATCCTGCTGTTCATTATATTTCCGGATCTGTGACTTCGCATTTTAAACCCAATCAGAGTATAAGTAGTGTTTATTTTGATCTTACCAATCTCCTGTCGGTTTCTCAGGTACAATACCATGGTAGTAACATTCCGTTTCAACAGCTTTCTACCCAGGAGATTAAAATAGATTTTCCGGCTTCTATTCCGGCAAATACTTTAGATTCATTGACAATTCATTATTCTGGTTCCCCAGCAAATAATACGGTTATGATTGGAAGCCAAGGATCTAATATACCTGTTTTTTCTACTTTAAATGAACCGTATGGTGCACAGGACTGGTTTCCTACTAAGCAAAGCTTAAATGATAAGATCGAAAGATTTGATTTTAAAGTGACTACGCCATCACAATATAGTGTAGCAGCCAACGGAAAATTAATGTCTGAAATCATTTCTACAACAACCGGGAAGAAGTTGACTTTTTGGAGAACGATGTATCCTACTGCCGCTTATCTTATAGCACTATCTATCACAAATTTTGCCAAGACGAATAGCACCATCGGAAACCCTCCATTTCCATTTGTCAATTATATTTACCCATCAACAGCCGGAGACCCGGTAAAAGTATCCAATATTGAATGGACAAAACAGATAATGGATATTTTTGAAATGTATTTTGGATCTTATCCTTTCCGTAATGAAAAATATGGGCATATGGAATATCTTAATGGCGGTGGAATGGAACATCAGACCATGTCTTCTATGAGTGGCTGGACTAAGTCTCTTATTGCCCATGAACTCGCTCATCAATGGTTTGGAGATAAAGTGACTTGTGGAATATGGAATGATATATGGCTGAATGAAGGTTTTGCAACTTTTGGAGAACATGTTGCCAATGAAAAGCTGATTATGACCCATGATGAGTTTATGAGTTATCTTGTTAATCAAACAGCTTTAATTACCAATAATGTGGGGGGAACTACTTATGTTCCTGATACCGGACTTAATGATATCTACAGAATTTTTGACAGTAGGCTGACCTATGCGAAAGGGGGGTATGCTTTAAGAATGATAAAATGGATCTTAGGTGATGATATTTTCTATCAGGCACTTAAAGATTATCACGGAAGACCTGCTTTGGCTTACAACTATGTGAGAACCGCAGACTTTAATGCATCCTTACTTCAGTCTACCGGAAAAGATTTTACAGAATTTTTTAATGACTGGATCTATGGGGAAGGGTATCCAACTTATGCGATAAAGTGGAAGCAAACGGGTAATCAGATTACATTGAATGTTTCTCAGACACAAAGCAGCCCTACAGTAAGCTTTTTCGAAATGCCTCTGCCTGTAAAAGTTACCGGAACAGGTGGACAGACTGCTGATTTAGTATTGAATAATACTTTCAATAACCAATATTTTGCTGAAAATATATCATTTCCTGTAGCAAGTGTTCAGTTTAATAATGAACATCAGATTCTGGAAAAGAATTCTACTGTTGTCCAGGATAATACATTAAGCGTATCTTCTGCAGAAAAGGATAGCTTTGGTTTATATCCTAATCCAGCAAAAAATGAGCTTTATTTAAAAGGAATAGATAAAGCAGCAGGGTTTTCTATTCATGCTATAGATGGAAAATTAGTAAGAAAAGCTATTTATCAACCCGGAAAAGCTATACAGATCGGAGAACTGGTTCCGGGAGCCTATGTGATTACAGTGAATGAAAAACATATCAAATTCATTAAGCATTAA
- a CDS encoding cupin-like domain-containing protein encodes MQLIPVKKTKKLVSRNFITHHMKAHVPVIIEDFVDPESPAFKKWNYEYFKGIAGNQKVDIYGSEMDSMDRVASQPIAQTTFSEYLDLIDSTPTEHRLFLFNLLSIKPELKNDIIYNDVTNGKILKWLPFMFFGGQGSATRNHIDIDMSHVFITQFEGIKRIWLFPWEQSDLMYKLPYNFHSLPNIKTPDYRQYPALLYLNGYEAILHPGETLYIPSGWWHYIQYETGGYSVSVRALPTSLLEKWRGFKNLVITRNFDNIMRNIFKEKWFRYKVKTAKKRGTKAFKKQKSFLI; translated from the coding sequence ATGCAATTGATTCCGGTAAAGAAAACAAAGAAACTCGTTTCAAGAAACTTTATAACCCACCACATGAAAGCTCATGTTCCTGTCATTATTGAAGATTTTGTAGATCCCGAAAGCCCGGCCTTCAAAAAATGGAACTATGAATATTTCAAAGGAATAGCAGGCAATCAAAAGGTAGATATTTACGGCAGTGAAATGGATTCTATGGACAGAGTGGCCAGTCAGCCTATAGCACAGACTACATTCTCAGAATATCTTGACCTGATAGACTCCACCCCTACTGAGCATCGATTATTTCTGTTTAATTTACTAAGCATAAAACCGGAGCTTAAAAATGATATCATCTATAATGATGTTACCAATGGTAAAATATTAAAATGGTTACCTTTTATGTTCTTCGGAGGCCAGGGTTCTGCTACCCGGAATCATATTGATATTGACATGTCCCACGTTTTCATCACACAGTTTGAGGGAATTAAAAGAATCTGGCTATTTCCCTGGGAACAGTCTGATCTGATGTATAAATTACCTTATAATTTCCATAGTTTGCCTAATATAAAAACACCAGATTACCGGCAGTATCCAGCCTTACTCTATTTAAATGGGTATGAAGCCATCCTTCATCCAGGGGAAACCCTTTATATTCCGTCCGGATGGTGGCATTATATACAATATGAAACCGGAGGATATTCCGTATCAGTCAGAGCGCTACCAACAAGCCTTCTTGAAAAGTGGCGTGGATTTAAAAACCTGGTCATCACAAGAAATTTTGATAATATTATGCGAAATATCTTTAAAGAAAAATGGTTCAGATACAAAGTAAAAACAGCAAAGAAAAGGGGCACAAAAGCTTTCAAAAAACAAAAAAGCTTTCTGATATGA
- the kbl gene encoding glycine C-acetyltransferase — protein sequence MISEKYLQHLQNELQNIENDGLFKRERIITSQQSAEIEANGKKLLNFCANNYLGLSNNPEVMKASQDMIQSHGYGMSSVRFICGTQDIHKDLEKKIADFLGLEDTILYAAAFDANGGVFEPLFTEEDAIISDELNHASIIDGVRLCKAARYRYKNNNMADLEAQLIAASEKNHRFKIIVTDGVFSMDGIVADLKGVCDLADKYDALVMVDDSHATGFIGKTGRGTHEANEVMGRVDIITSTLGKALGGALGGFTSGKKEIIDMLRQRSRPYLFSNSLAPGIVGAALKVLDMISDDTSLRDKVMENADYFRTEMKAKGFDIPDGDAAIVPVMLYDAPLSQKMAEKLMDEGIYVIGFFYPVVPKGKARIRVQLSAAHTKEHLDKAIVAFEKVGKELGVIS from the coding sequence ATGATTTCTGAAAAATACCTTCAACATTTACAGAACGAACTTCAAAATATTGAGAATGACGGACTTTTTAAAAGAGAAAGAATCATTACTTCTCAACAAAGTGCAGAAATTGAAGCCAACGGAAAAAAGCTTTTGAACTTTTGTGCCAATAATTATCTTGGATTATCCAACAATCCGGAGGTTATGAAAGCTTCTCAGGATATGATCCAGTCTCATGGTTACGGAATGTCATCTGTACGTTTCATCTGTGGAACTCAGGATATTCACAAAGATTTAGAGAAAAAGATTGCTGATTTCTTAGGACTTGAAGATACCATTCTTTATGCTGCCGCTTTTGATGCAAATGGTGGTGTTTTTGAACCTTTATTTACAGAAGAAGATGCTATTATTTCTGATGAACTGAACCATGCCTCAATTATTGATGGAGTACGTCTTTGTAAAGCAGCAAGATATCGTTATAAAAATAACAATATGGCTGATCTTGAAGCTCAATTAATTGCTGCTTCAGAAAAAAATCACCGTTTCAAAATTATTGTAACGGATGGTGTTTTCTCAATGGACGGAATTGTGGCAGACCTGAAAGGAGTTTGTGATCTTGCAGATAAATATGATGCTTTGGTAATGGTTGATGATTCCCACGCAACCGGATTTATCGGGAAAACAGGGAGAGGAACGCATGAAGCGAATGAAGTAATGGGTAGAGTAGATATTATTACCTCTACTTTAGGAAAGGCTTTGGGTGGCGCTTTAGGTGGATTTACTTCTGGTAAAAAAGAGATCATCGATATGCTGAGACAGCGTTCCCGTCCTTACTTATTCTCCAATTCATTAGCACCTGGAATTGTAGGAGCTGCTTTGAAAGTATTGGACATGATTTCTGATGATACTTCTCTTCGTGATAAGGTAATGGAAAATGCAGACTATTTCAGAACAGAAATGAAAGCTAAAGGATTTGATATTCCTGATGGAGATGCTGCGATTGTTCCGGTAATGTTGTATGATGCACCGCTTTCTCAGAAAATGGCTGAAAAACTAATGGACGAAGGAATCTATGTGATTGGATTCTTCTATCCGGTAGTACCAAAAGGAAAAGCAAGAATCAGAGTTCAGCTATCTGCTGCTCATACCAAAGAACATTTGGATAAAGCGATTGTCGCTTTTGAAAAAGTAGGAAAAGAATTGGGAGTGATCTCTTAA
- a CDS encoding CopD family protein, with translation MLYTIIKALHIIFMVSYFAGIFYLVRLFVYYKDTDEFPEEKKKILREQYTFMARRLWNIITVPAGVIMAVCGLVMIFKNPGLMKMGWFHLKLTFLIGLAVYHYWCWKKVLKLKALNGNTLETANIKLRQANEIATFILFLVVFTVILKSMAIEYWWQLIAGFFVLVFLIMMTVKLVNKNKKNK, from the coding sequence ATGCTTTATACAATCATCAAAGCGCTGCACATCATTTTTATGGTAAGTTATTTTGCGGGAATTTTTTATCTCGTAAGACTTTTTGTTTACTATAAGGATACCGATGAATTTCCTGAAGAAAAAAAGAAAATTCTGAGGGAGCAGTATACATTTATGGCCAGAAGGCTATGGAATATTATCACCGTACCTGCCGGAGTCATTATGGCAGTATGCGGATTGGTTATGATCTTTAAAAATCCGGGACTGATGAAAATGGGATGGTTTCATTTAAAGCTGACCTTCCTGATCGGGCTTGCCGTCTACCACTACTGGTGCTGGAAAAAAGTGTTGAAACTGAAAGCGTTGAACGGAAATACATTGGAAACAGCGAACATCAAGTTAAGACAGGCTAACGAAATTGCTACTTTTATTTTATTCTTGGTGGTGTTTACTGTAATCCTGAAATCGATGGCAATTGAATACTGGTGGCAATTAATTGCAGGATTTTTCGTTCTTGTATTTCTGATTATGATGACCGTAAAACTTGTTAATAAGAATAAAAAAAACAAATAA
- a CDS encoding ABC transporter permease: MIAILKKELWSYFGNWSAWVIIAAFSLIGTLFLFFFDNDSNIFEIGAASLQSYFVLVPWLLMFIIPALSMKTFAEEQQTGTLNWLFSQPLKVSELVTGKFLSVWIVGILCLIPSLVYLYTVYVLGVPEGNIDLGMTLGSYIGLIILIAAFSGIGILASSLSQNQIMAYLLGVFMCFIMYFGIEQLASYKLLGGADFILQNIGFYQHFLGFTRGLIDVKDVAYFILVISASLVLSNHFINKKK, from the coding sequence ATGATTGCAATTTTAAAGAAAGAACTTTGGAGTTACTTTGGAAACTGGAGCGCATGGGTAATTATTGCCGCTTTCAGTTTAATAGGAACTCTATTTCTGTTCTTTTTCGACAACGATTCTAATATTTTTGAGATCGGGGCAGCATCGCTGCAAAGCTATTTTGTGTTGGTTCCATGGCTTTTGATGTTCATTATTCCGGCGCTTTCCATGAAAACTTTTGCTGAAGAGCAACAAACGGGAACGCTGAACTGGCTGTTTTCACAACCTTTAAAAGTTTCAGAACTGGTAACAGGAAAATTCCTGTCTGTATGGATTGTTGGGATTTTATGCCTGATTCCATCACTAGTTTACCTTTATACTGTATATGTTCTTGGAGTTCCGGAAGGTAATATTGACCTTGGAATGACCTTGGGAAGTTATATCGGGCTGATTATTTTAATCGCAGCTTTTTCAGGAATCGGAATTTTAGCTTCTTCATTATCACAAAATCAGATTATGGCTTATCTGCTAGGCGTTTTCATGTGCTTTATCATGTATTTTGGAATCGAACAGCTAGCAAGTTATAAACTTTTAGGCGGAGCAGATTTTATCCTGCAGAATATAGGTTTTTACCAGCATTTCCTGGGCTTCACAAGAGGTCTTATAGATGTAAAGGATGTTGCCTATTTTATTCTGGTCATCAGCGCGTCATTAGTATTGTCTAATCATTTTATTAACAAAAAGAAGTAG
- the gldG gene encoding gliding motility-associated ABC transporter substrate-binding protein GldG, whose protein sequence is MKKINTKSPLGIFLIAIIPLVIILTYSGIRFDLTKEKRYTLSESTIKVLESVKKPLTVEVYLEGDFPASFKQLQGETKFMLEEFRKINPKIDFKFIDPLRPKIPEDSLAAMGMQASFLPDSKDGKFTQITIYPYAVIRYNKTGVSIPLIVQQTGIDADQQLTRSIEGLEYNLVSNIKNIAADKRKKVGVLINQDELSPDEFQGFMQLALENYDAGPIIPKNQVELSLQDLPLLKQMSALVIAKPRKAFTDNEKVILDQYIMNGGKTLWMIDAVNAEMDTLTRSKKVMPFPVDINMTDFFFNYGLRINTALVKDVKKYALLKLVTGEVSGNPQFTSLPWPYFPLGIAENNNPITKNINPVKFEFPTSIDTLGGRKNIKTKVLFESSERTLLKQVPNYVDLKEIATVDSLGQMEKPSTPKIFAVALEGKFNSAYASRIERKSYPGFKAESPENKMIVIADGDIGRNKVIKGKPLPLGVDMLTNEQFGNEQFLRNALDYLLDDSNLMELRNRNIEERLLDRHRIEEEKTNWQWLNLLLPLMVIGLIGGLFFWLRKKKFG, encoded by the coding sequence ATGAAGAAGATCAATACTAAATCTCCGTTGGGGATTTTCTTAATTGCGATTATCCCTTTGGTTATTATTCTTACCTATTCAGGAATAAGATTTGATTTAACAAAAGAAAAAAGATATACCCTTTCTGAGAGTACCATTAAAGTACTGGAATCCGTTAAAAAACCTTTGACTGTAGAAGTTTATCTTGAAGGTGATTTCCCGGCAAGCTTTAAACAGCTTCAGGGAGAGACGAAGTTTATGCTGGAGGAATTCAGGAAAATTAATCCGAAAATTGATTTCAAGTTCATCGATCCATTGAGACCTAAAATCCCGGAAGATAGTTTGGCAGCAATGGGTATGCAGGCTTCTTTCCTGCCGGATTCTAAGGATGGAAAATTTACTCAGATTACAATTTATCCGTATGCAGTGATCAGGTATAATAAAACAGGTGTTTCCATTCCTTTGATTGTACAGCAGACAGGAATAGATGCAGATCAACAGCTTACAAGATCTATAGAAGGATTAGAATATAACCTGGTTTCAAACATCAAAAATATTGCTGCTGATAAAAGGAAAAAAGTAGGCGTTCTGATCAATCAGGACGAATTAAGTCCGGATGAGTTTCAGGGATTTATGCAGCTGGCATTGGAAAATTACGATGCAGGACCTATTATTCCTAAAAATCAAGTCGAACTTAGTCTTCAGGACCTGCCTTTATTGAAGCAGATGAGTGCTTTAGTGATTGCAAAACCTAGAAAAGCCTTTACAGATAATGAAAAGGTAATTCTTGACCAATATATCATGAATGGTGGGAAAACACTTTGGATGATTGATGCGGTAAATGCTGAAATGGATACTCTGACAAGATCTAAAAAAGTAATGCCTTTCCCGGTGGATATCAATATGACTGACTTCTTTTTCAATTACGGACTAAGAATCAATACTGCGTTGGTGAAGGATGTGAAGAAATATGCACTGCTGAAGCTGGTAACGGGAGAGGTAAGTGGAAATCCTCAGTTTACAAGCCTGCCATGGCCTTATTTCCCTCTTGGAATTGCTGAAAATAATAATCCGATTACTAAAAATATCAACCCTGTAAAATTCGAATTCCCAACTTCTATTGATACATTGGGGGGAAGAAAGAATATAAAAACAAAAGTTCTTTTCGAATCCAGTGAAAGAACATTGCTGAAACAGGTTCCGAATTATGTTGATCTGAAAGAAATTGCCACGGTAGACAGCCTCGGGCAAATGGAAAAACCAAGTACTCCAAAGATCTTTGCGGTAGCATTGGAAGGGAAATTTAACTCTGCGTATGCTTCAAGGATTGAAAGAAAATCGTATCCTGGTTTTAAAGCAGAAAGTCCTGAAAATAAAATGATCGTTATTGCAGACGGAGATATAGGACGTAATAAAGTCATTAAAGGAAAACCACTTCCATTGGGAGTAGACATGCTGACAAATGAACAGTTTGGAAATGAACAGTTCCTTAGAAATGCTTTGGATTATCTGTTGGATGACAGTAATCTGATGGAATTAAGAAACAGAAACATCGAAGAAAGACTTCTTGACAGACACAGGATAGAAGAAGAGAAAACCAATTGGCAATGGCTGAATTTATTGCTCCCATTGATGGTTATTGGTCTTATCGGAGGATTATTCTTCTGGCTAAGAAAGAAAAAATTTGGATAG
- a CDS encoding helix-turn-helix domain-containing protein, producing the protein MEKLRKQRGYTQEYMSNIISTDVSNYSRKENDEVRIFDDEWEKLAKALDVPVEEIKEERKTAIVHNNHDNTTFNDNAGSYFNHFHSIPDSIVENLQSYIKILEEQIETLKEENKILKSK; encoded by the coding sequence ATGGAAAAGCTAAGAAAGCAAAGAGGGTACACACAAGAATATATGTCTAATATTATCTCAACAGACGTCTCCAATTACTCCCGAAAAGAGAATGATGAAGTAAGAATTTTTGATGATGAATGGGAAAAACTAGCAAAAGCACTTGATGTTCCTGTAGAAGAAATAAAAGAGGAAAGGAAAACAGCAATAGTGCATAACAACCATGACAATACTACTTTCAATGATAATGCAGGAAGTTATTTTAACCATTTCCATAGTATTCCAGATTCTATTGTAGAGAATTTACAAAGTTATATTAAGATTCTGGAAGAACAAATTGAAACTTTGAAGGAAGAGAATAAAATATTGAAATCTAAATAA
- a CDS encoding serine hydrolase domain-containing protein produces the protein MKNNSTSAYHKVQNSLDVEINKIYQQGNFNGFSVAIVNDQSTLYQKGFGFSNIKEKKPYTLNTIQNIASVSKTLVGIALLKAQELGKLKLDDPIQKYLPFKTVNPNFPQKTITIRQLATHTSSILDNEFYLSKNYFLKPKQNLNGAKLTFDDEQVFNPSDSILTMGSFLENVLSEHGKWNENSFSTHKPGEIYEYSNVGTALAAFIIEQATGQEFSAFTKEYILKPLQMNDSGWKFEDIQFSKFSRLYENPKTVLPYYLSATYPDGGFITNISDLSKYLTELIKGYNGKGTILNPKSYKEYFTPQLTATNFTERNTQNPYNESYNVGIFMGFGYTGYIGHTGGDPGVMSMLFFDPKNNLGRIMIFNTNFSDKKGNDAFYGIWNVLEKYQNHFRK, from the coding sequence ATGAAAAACAATTCAACTTCTGCTTATCATAAAGTTCAAAATTCTTTAGATGTGGAAATCAACAAAATATATCAACAAGGAAATTTTAATGGTTTTTCAGTGGCTATAGTTAATGATCAATCCACTCTTTATCAAAAAGGATTTGGCTTTTCAAATATTAAAGAAAAGAAACCCTACACCCTCAATACCATTCAAAATATTGCTTCTGTTTCTAAAACATTAGTTGGAATCGCTCTTTTGAAAGCTCAGGAATTGGGAAAACTGAAATTGGATGATCCGATACAAAAGTATTTACCATTTAAAACTGTGAATCCTAATTTTCCTCAGAAAACCATCACTATCCGCCAACTCGCTACCCATACTTCTTCTATTCTGGATAATGAATTTTATTTATCAAAAAATTACTTTCTAAAGCCCAAACAAAACCTGAATGGAGCAAAGCTTACTTTTGATGATGAGCAAGTATTCAATCCTTCTGATTCTATCCTGACAATGGGTTCTTTTTTAGAAAATGTGTTATCAGAACATGGAAAATGGAATGAAAATAGTTTTTCCACTCATAAACCAGGAGAAATCTATGAATATTCTAATGTGGGAACTGCATTAGCTGCTTTTATTATTGAGCAGGCAACCGGTCAGGAATTCAGTGCGTTTACCAAAGAATATATTCTGAAACCTTTACAGATGAACGATTCAGGATGGAAATTCGAAGATATTCAGTTTTCTAAATTCTCAAGACTTTATGAAAATCCTAAAACGGTTCTGCCTTATTATCTTTCAGCAACTTATCCTGACGGAGGATTTATCACCAATATTTCTGATTTAAGTAAATATTTAACTGAATTAATCAAAGGATACAATGGAAAAGGTACAATCCTGAACCCAAAAAGCTATAAAGAATACTTCACACCACAACTTACTGCTACGAATTTTACCGAAAGAAATACTCAAAATCCTTACAACGAATCTTACAATGTAGGAATATTCATGGGATTTGGTTATACAGGCTATATTGGTCATACAGGTGGAGATCCTGGGGTAATGTCGATGCTATTTTTTGATCCTAAAAATAATTTAGGTAGAATTATGATCTTCAATACTAATTTCTCGGATAAGAAAGGCAATGATGCTTTTTATGGAATATGGAATGTGTTAGAGAAATATCAGAATCATTTCCGGAAATAG